One window of the Deltaproteobacteria bacterium genome contains the following:
- a CDS encoding alpha amylase C-terminal domain-containing protein produces the protein MDQTETVKSRLARLLAADPLLSPYGGVIERRIKRLIETEKRLLPENTSLSDFASGHEFFGLHFRDGGWVFREWAQNAMSVFLVGEFSGWQPLAAYALGRINREGVWEIRLPENALKHGDLYRLHVRFPGGSGDRIPAWARRVVYDEKTEIGNAQVWRPDQPYVFMHPRPEKAPSPFLVYEAHAGMAQEEPRCGTYREFADRIIPRIVKAGYNAIQLMAVAEHPYYASFGYQVGSFFAPSSRFGPPEDFKYLVDTAHGAGLYVLMDLVHSHAVPNVVEGLALFDGTPVQYFHKGPRGVHPAWGSMCFDYAKPQVLHFLLSNCRYWLDEFNVDGFRFDGVTSMAYLHHGLGVDFLDYSQYFDGQEDEDALCYLALANELIHSVNPQAITIAEDVSGLPGLAVPVENGGYGFDCRFAMGVPDYWIKLVKDVPDEDWPMGHIWFELTNRRQDEKTISYAECHDQALVGDQTLIFRLVGGEMYHYMSVLRQGSFKVSRGIALHKMIRLITLFCAGHGYLNFMGNEFGHPEWIDFPRAGNGFSYAYARRQWSLADDPLLLYGFLAAFDRQMIALAKTSGVPDGEWPFLLHLDEGTKILAFERAGLILAFNFHPDNSRTDYWIPASPGSYRQVLSTDDKRFGGHGLIEPDQTHHTITDRIHRHFLSLYLPARTAVVLEKIV, from the coding sequence ATGGATCAGACAGAAACCGTAAAATCGCGCCTTGCCCGGCTTCTTGCCGCCGACCCCCTGCTCTCGCCCTACGGCGGAGTCATCGAAAGGCGCATAAAAAGGCTCATCGAAACCGAAAAGCGGCTGCTGCCCGAAAACACGTCTCTTTCCGATTTCGCTTCCGGCCACGAGTTTTTCGGGCTTCATTTTCGGGACGGTGGCTGGGTCTTCCGGGAGTGGGCGCAAAACGCAATGTCCGTTTTTCTGGTGGGGGAGTTTTCAGGCTGGCAGCCCCTTGCGGCCTACGCACTTGGGCGCATCAACAGGGAAGGCGTGTGGGAGATAAGGCTTCCCGAAAACGCTTTGAAACACGGCGACCTTTACCGGCTTCACGTAAGGTTTCCGGGTGGAAGCGGCGACCGCATCCCGGCCTGGGCAAGGCGCGTGGTGTACGACGAAAAAACCGAAATCGGAAACGCCCAGGTGTGGCGGCCCGACCAGCCATACGTTTTCATGCACCCCAGGCCCGAAAAGGCCCCCAGCCCCTTTCTGGTCTACGAGGCCCACGCGGGCATGGCCCAGGAGGAGCCCCGCTGCGGCACCTACAGGGAATTCGCCGACAGGATAATCCCCCGGATAGTGAAGGCAGGGTACAACGCGATCCAGCTCATGGCCGTGGCCGAGCACCCTTACTACGCCTCCTTCGGCTACCAGGTGGGCAGCTTCTTCGCCCCCTCGTCACGCTTCGGCCCGCCCGAGGATTTCAAATACCTCGTGGACACCGCCCACGGGGCGGGCCTTTACGTCTTGATGGACCTGGTGCATTCCCACGCCGTGCCCAACGTGGTGGAGGGCCTGGCCCTTTTCGACGGCACCCCCGTCCAGTACTTTCACAAGGGGCCGCGCGGCGTCCACCCCGCCTGGGGCTCCATGTGCTTTGACTACGCGAAACCCCAGGTCCTGCACTTTCTGCTTTCCAACTGCCGGTACTGGCTGGACGAGTTCAACGTGGACGGCTTCCGTTTCGACGGAGTCACCAGCATGGCCTATCTTCACCACGGCCTTGGCGTGGATTTTCTCGATTACTCCCAGTATTTCGACGGCCAGGAGGACGAGGACGCCCTTTGCTACCTGGCCCTTGCAAACGAGCTGATACACTCGGTGAACCCGCAGGCCATCACCATCGCCGAGGACGTTTCCGGGCTTCCGGGCCTCGCAGTCCCTGTTGAAAACGGCGGATACGGCTTCGACTGCCGCTTCGCAATGGGCGTACCCGACTACTGGATAAAGCTCGTGAAGGACGTGCCGGACGAGGACTGGCCCATGGGGCATATCTGGTTCGAGCTCACCAACCGCCGCCAGGACGAAAAGACCATCTCCTACGCCGAGTGCCACGACCAGGCCCTGGTGGGGGACCAGACCCTCATCTTCCGTCTGGTGGGCGGCGAGATGTACCATTACATGTCGGTCCTGAGGCAGGGCAGCTTCAAGGTGTCGCGGGGAATAGCCCTTCACAAGATGATCCGGCTAATCACCCTTTTCTGCGCCGGGCACGGGTATCTCAATTTCATGGGAAACGAGTTCGGCCACCCGGAGTGGATCGATTTCCCCCGCGCCGGAAACGGCTTTTCATACGCCTACGCCCGCCGCCAGTGGAGCCTTGCGGACGACCCCCTCCTGTTGTACGGATTTCTCGCCGCCTTTGACCGCCAGATGATAGCGCTTGCCAAGACCTCCGGCGTCCCGGACGGCGAGTGGCCGTTTCTCCTGCACCTGGACGAGGGGACGAAAATTCTGGCCTTCGAGAGGGCCGGGCTGATCCTGGCCTTCAACTTCCACCCGGATAATTCCCGAACAGACTACTGGATTCCCGCCTCCCCCGGTTCCTACCGCCAAGTCCTTTCAACCGACGACAAGCGCTTCGGCGGGCACGGCCTCATCGAGCCCGACCAAACCCATCACACCATAACCGACCGTATCCACAGGCATTTCCTCTCTCTGTACCTTCCGGCCAGAACGGCTGTGGTTCTGGAAAAAATCGTGTGA
- a CDS encoding glycogen/starch synthase, translating into MAPKSAKKPRVLIVTPEVTYLPEGMGNMANYLTAKAGGLADVSAALVKALFDQGADVHVTLPDYRSMFSANFGALIRRELSTIRSSMPEDRVHLAEDRAFFYRRGVYSSYSTENIKVALAFQREVINHIIPSVKPDLIHANDWMTGLIPAASRNLGIPCLFTIHNIHTVKSSLAEIEDRGIDAASFWHHLFYERTPHYYEETREANKVDFLVSGVFASHFVNTVSPTFLNEIVEGRHAFVEEPLRRELASKAAADCAVGILNAPEASFNPASDSALARQYNPDGHILGKLHNKRYLQESLGLIRDDAAPIFFWPSRLDPVQKGPQLLTEILYRIVSAHWGRNLQIVLVANGEYQKHFRNIVAFHNLYNRVAVCDFDEKLSRLAYGAADFVLLPSRFEPCGLPQMYGSIYGALPVVHDTGGLHDTVSHMDAPNNSGNGFVFKTFDSQGLYWAMDEAMRFYSLPPDMKHRQIHRVMVESAERFNHAATASRYIDLYEKMLKRPLLK; encoded by the coding sequence ATGGCCCCCAAAAGCGCGAAAAAGCCCCGCGTACTCATCGTCACCCCGGAGGTGACCTATCTGCCCGAAGGCATGGGCAACATGGCCAACTACCTCACGGCCAAGGCCGGGGGCCTTGCCGATGTTTCTGCGGCCCTGGTGAAGGCCCTTTTCGATCAGGGGGCCGACGTCCACGTCACGCTTCCCGATTACCGGAGCATGTTTTCCGCCAACTTCGGAGCCCTCATCCGCCGGGAGCTTTCCACCATAAGAAGCTCCATGCCCGAAGACCGGGTACACCTGGCCGAAGACCGCGCCTTCTTCTACCGCCGGGGCGTCTATTCCTCGTACAGCACAGAAAACATCAAGGTGGCCCTTGCCTTTCAGCGTGAGGTCATCAACCACATCATCCCAAGCGTAAAGCCGGATTTGATACACGCCAACGACTGGATGACGGGCCTCATCCCGGCGGCCAGCCGCAACCTGGGCATTCCCTGCCTTTTCACAATCCACAACATCCACACGGTGAAATCGAGCCTTGCAGAAATCGAGGATAGGGGCATCGACGCGGCCTCCTTCTGGCACCACCTTTTTTACGAACGCACGCCCCACTACTACGAGGAAACCCGCGAGGCAAACAAGGTGGATTTCCTTGTGAGCGGCGTTTTCGCCTCCCATTTCGTGAACACAGTAAGCCCGACCTTTTTGAACGAAATAGTTGAGGGAAGGCACGCATTCGTTGAAGAACCGCTTAGGCGCGAGCTGGCAAGCAAGGCTGCGGCGGACTGCGCGGTGGGAATTTTGAACGCCCCGGAAGCCTCCTTCAACCCCGCCTCCGACAGCGCCCTTGCCCGCCAGTACAACCCGGACGGGCACATCCTGGGAAAGCTCCACAACAAGCGCTATCTCCAGGAGTCCCTGGGGCTCATAAGGGACGACGCGGCCCCGATCTTTTTCTGGCCCTCGCGCCTGGACCCGGTTCAAAAAGGCCCCCAGCTTCTGACCGAAATACTTTACCGCATAGTTTCCGCACACTGGGGACGGAACCTCCAGATAGTGCTTGTGGCCAACGGCGAGTACCAGAAGCATTTCCGCAACATCGTGGCCTTCCACAACCTGTACAACCGGGTGGCGGTGTGCGACTTCGACGAAAAGCTCTCGCGCCTGGCCTACGGGGCTGCGGACTTCGTGCTCCTGCCCTCGCGCTTCGAGCCATGCGGCCTGCCCCAGATGTACGGCTCCATCTACGGGGCGCTTCCGGTGGTGCACGACACCGGCGGCCTGCACGACACGGTAAGCCACATGGACGCGCCCAACAACAGCGGAAACGGATTCGTTTTCAAGACCTTTGACTCCCAGGGCCTTTATTGGGCCATGGACGAGGCCATGCGATTCTACAGCCTGCCGCCCGACATGAAGCATCGCCAGATTCACCGGGTGATGGTGGAAAGCGCCGAAAGGTTCAATCACGCGGCCACGGCAAGCCGCTACATCGATCTTTACGAAAAGATGCTGAAGCGCCCACTTCTAAAGTGA
- a CDS encoding DsrE family protein, translating into MAESETDDHLLILWTNDNRDTSINMVFMYAENSLKHGWWGEVTLLIWGATARLAAGDEEIRGHVKTLINAGVKTIACRQCADNLGIRENLEKMGVEVFYTGGFLTEWIKSGKKILTI; encoded by the coding sequence ATGGCCGAAAGCGAAACCGACGACCACCTTTTGATCCTTTGGACAAACGACAACAGGGACACCTCCATAAACATGGTTTTCATGTACGCGGAAAATTCCCTGAAACACGGCTGGTGGGGCGAGGTGACCCTTTTGATATGGGGAGCGACGGCAAGGCTGGCCGCCGGGGACGAGGAAATCCGGGGGCATGTCAAAACCCTCATAAACGCAGGGGTGAAAACCATAGCCTGCAGGCAGTGCGCGGACAATCTCGGAATCAGGGAAAACCTGGAAAAAATGGGAGTCGAGGTGTTCTACACAGGAGGTTTCCTCACCGAATGGATAAAATCCGGCAAAAAAATTCTAACGATATGA